The region CACCCCTATACAGACACAACCCATTTTCTGTGTTGTCAGATACAGTGACTATGGACAAAACTGTGTCCATCCAATGCcctttttgtatatgtgtgcgcatatgtgtagttatttcattttatgtcttatcactttttcttttacatttgcttggttttgaaaaagaaaaaaaaaaaagaatattgctGATTTGGTTGTGAGCAGGTGATGGTCATAACATTCATAAACTGCCATAACCTAACTCAATAAAACAGTTTTCCAAACAACTGTGGTGTGTAGTTGTTGGTGTggatttgcatttttttattctctttctggCAGTACTTTATTTAGTACTAGTTTTAATTCAGAGTGCTGTGAATTTCACACAGTGTACCATACAAGTGAGATTTTTATTCGCGGCTGCAGAGTCAAAGAATGACTCAGCTCGCCGCTTGCTGGTAAAATGAAATGGTGACGCATGTTGAGGTCTTTTCAAGGTGAATCGTGCCTATGACTTGCAACAGAACCCACACGTCTCCGGTCCTCTGGCATTTTAATACCAAGGCCCGTCTCAATACTTAGCATTGTTCCTAATCGTCAGTGGATTAATTCAAAGGCAAGGTCAAAGAGGAGAAGTTAAGATTAGTCTGTACACATAAGACTATCTGATAACTTCTATCTGTCTGCACCTCCAGATCTAAACcttttaaattttaataatAAGTCCagttcttaattttttttaggGTACAATATCTAGTGTTATATTTCTGTCAGAATGTACACGTTTGTATTTTAAGCTGAAAATACCAGAGCAGGGTTTCTGATAAATAAAGACTATACTCTTACACGGTGATCTAAGACTCCCTCAGATTGCATGAGGCTTAATTTTTTACCATTGTGATTTTTAATTGATGTTAGTAAAGTGCTGATCACTCTTTAGTACCATCAGGTGCTCAGATCATCACGAGTTCATGGTGTAACCAATGATGGCATGACCGTTAAGGATCAGATTATAAACTTCACTCTGCAGACACTGGTGACCTTGACTTTTTTAGACTCATTAAACCTGTTGATATCCTGATGGGTAGGACAACGGTGATTATTGTGTGGaagtgagcgtgtgtatgtgtgtgtgtgtgtgtaagagtgacaGAGCTGAGTAGAGGGGTGGTACCACAGTTCCAGTGAGTAGTGTCCTGATCATCTCAGAGAAAACtcacaaaagcaaagcaaactACGGGGCACCGCGTACCCTTGTCCGGGGTTTGTTCTAGCCTTCTGATCAAAAGCCTTCACATACACTTGTGGATTACAAGGTAGGCTATTTATATTTTCTGTGACATTGAACCTCAATCTTAACACAAGCACTCAATTTAATCTTTACCTGAATGAGGACTGGATGCAGGATGACGTAAAACCTATGTTAGACAGTCTGAAAGACTTTTATAATTCAAACAATCATAACTGTAGGTGGGTGAGACGTCAAGGAGATAGAGGCAATAGCGCCGCAGGTGTTGTCcactttttttcattaatgtcCACACTTCCAATACAGCTGATCACTCAACATCCACAGAGAACAAAATGTTTCTGCAGAACAGCACGGACTTGCATACGCTGCTAGTCTCCTGGCTACAGTACTACACGAATGGAACATGGATATCTCCAGCATTGCCTGTTAGTCCCGCTGCTCTTCAGCTACCGCTGCCTTTGAATCAAGATCAAGAGAGAGATCAATGGCAGGGCATTATTTACATTCTGCTCATGGTGGGACTGTTCAGTTTCTTTACTTTTGGAATCATGTTCAGCTACATCCGCTCTAAGAAGCTGGAGAACTCACGGGATCCGTACCACCAGTACATAGCCCGAGACTGGGCCAAAGTCCTCACACCATCTGCAGTCATCACCCAAGCACTAAAAAGTGTCAGGAAAGAACCCACCATCATCAGCAACCCTGCCGTTCTGGAGGATCTTCCAGGGTGTAGTGGTGTAAACAAGGACTTGACAAAGGATAATAGGCATGAGTGATTGTTTTAAGTGAAGTGAAACAAATTGAATCATTTAAGTCCAATCAGTCATGTGATTAATTATTTCAATAACATTTTGTCTAATACATTTGAATAAAATCAATGTTAAAAGTTTCAGAGTACAGAAAATGAATGTAGAGtaacagtaaatgtaaatatgtaatctTCAAAATTAAACAATAAAATTGCATTCCCGTGGCATTTGAGCATTGTTTTTGAATTGCAACATGTGTATTTGAGTAACAGAATCTGCCCTCTAAAAGTAATCATAATCTTATTGAGGAAACCTATACAGAGCTGTAGTCAAGACCACCTTTGTCGAGTCCAAGACAAGGACTAGTCAAGACCGAGTCCAAAGAGGTTCGAGTCCAAGTCAAGACCTAGGCCCGCCCAAAACATCCATAGGCCCCCGAGTTaggatggaattatttaatACTAAAAATTAATACGTTATTGATTGTTAAATCAATTGATAATATAgttaaaatatcatcacaaacgctcctgaaacaaagaaaatgtgttctaattttttattttttataatgcttgatgggtttgactgacatctgtattagagaattaacaagtttggtttCTACTTTATAGTTCCAGCGATGGAACCTTCAACGGGAAACAGCAACTAGTTCTCCATCCAACACATTCGCATGTTTTAAGCGCATTCATGACAATTcggctaaggaaatgtctgtgcgcgTTTCCATCAACTATGTCAtgcggattaaaaatgtacactctcctcatcGCGGGAGGAGCTGtgaacagctgtgggtttaaaacttgtctaggGCAACTTTAATAGAAGTACGTGATAAAATCGGAATAAACCCCTTGTTGATGCGGCTAAACCCGTTTCCATCAACCAGCATCATTTTACCCTATGCGAATCACCTCTTTCCAGTGAATTTCGTATGCTACTTAAAAAAATTGATGCGAAGTTTAagcgttaatttgcattaaatagttggcTGGAAACCCTACTGGTGtagtgacagcattatattgtgcGTTTATTGTGATACGTCATGCGTTTTACGGTACTTCTagttaaagtgtgcttgatgaatgaaaatgcagCAGTATTCCGTTTCAATGTAAACAAAACGGAGGATTGGACTGCCTTGGTTACTAAGTAGCCTACGCTACAGTTGCGACACGGAGTGTCTTGCTTGccattcagttcagcagtaggttataaagaatgtgtaggctAGTGATGGACCGTGAATGAAAGTCGTGCCCGCTCAATTTTGCCAAGGCCGGtccgaaaataaatttctggccACTGTACAGAGTCGAgaccaagacagaaaaaaagaatcctctTCGAGACCATTTACTTACCTGTTTATAATTTTTGTGTGATGCTAAAGACGCAGTAAAGCTTCTATGAGAATGATAAGTATGGGTGCAGCAGATGAGTTTTGGGAGGATTTGTTAGCCTACTATGCGGCAAATGTCAGTGCCTGTTCCAGATGTATTTCGAATTCATTAAACCAATGCCCGTTTTCTGAATATGCTGGCGTAAtcagtgattttgttttgaaagaggtaaaacaacacattttttaaaggCAGCTGGACTCGATCGAGACCAACTAGGATGTTTGGCTAGACCAGTGGCCGAGACCGAGACAAGTTCGAGTGCAAATACCAACGAGTCCGAGACAATAAAAAAACGTCTCGAGTCCGGACTTCGGTACTACAGCCCTGAACCTATCAAAACACCACATATATTTTAgaggggaggaagaagagaggtaTTCAGAGAGAGCTGGTGGATAGCTCTAAATCTGTGCTTCTAACAGCAAAAGGAGAATAAATCTGTAAAGCAGAGAACTACcgatttttaaaagtaaaaaataaaatatgctcCCGAAAGctgtgtaaaacacagcagCTGGACTGTGGAGGCAAAATTTCCTGTGTACATGTTGTGTGATCATTTACAATCACCTGAAGTCTCAGTtttccttaccttaccttaaATTAAAATGAGGTAAGAGCATGTCAAACATGTAGTGGGGGGcatacaaaatatatatttacctATGTCTTATATGTGagttgtgtatatgtatctaTTACATATGTATACAAGTTATGTTAACTTAAATGACATCTATTTATGACACTCACCTAAATGTGCCTTTTGAAGTGTCAGAGACAGGCTGCAGGCCAAAAGGAATCATTTGTTCCCAAACAGTTCCATAAAAGAAGTGAATAAATTTATTTTCCTAACAATGTTCCCATCATAACACATTAGCTAGCTAACAGTAGCAGTACATCACTATAACTGCCAAGTCATTCTCAGTCTTATAGCCCACACTCATACAGTAATTAGTAACTGATCTCAAACTGGTGTTATGAACACATACAGTGATTAAATGGATTATCACTCTATTAAATGCTCATTCATTTAAGCAGATTCTGCATCCATGCTATGAGTCCCTGTTTGGTATGTTGAGGTGCcgctgctttttctctctcctctctctgttccctctctctccttctctcctgtctcttttcCTGGTCAGCTTTCAGGACTCGTTCTAGCTCCCTTTTCAAGCTAAAGTGAACCATTTGTCGACTGAGCAGAGGGACAATCAAGTTGAAATCGTCCacttttttgttcagtttaacCAGTTCTGTGGCAAAGGCACTGCAGTGCTCGTTCCACTGGACGTGTTCAGAGTGTTTCAGAGGGTCACCCAGTCTGGCCCTGACCTCCAGCAATTCTGCCCGCATTTTTCCAATCGTCTCTCTGATATCTTTCTGTGCCACAATCCACTCAGGCTTATAGCCGTTGTCAATGAGGATACGGTTGAGGTTGTGCGTCATGGGGTCGGTGTAGGGATTGTGGTCAAACTTTCGGAGCGGCTTGCCGGTGCCGCTCAGGTTCCGGAAGTCTCCACGAGCCATGGACTCCTGAATGAGGTCTTCGACCAGCCGCTCCACCGCCTGTGTGATCTTGATCTGCTTGCTGCGTAATCGTGCATCTCGGACCACCATGGCTCCCTCTTCTGCTGCTGCCTTTTCCATCTCTTTGCGTCGGTATTCCAGGACCTGATCCGTTGCTCGATCTATGCGGAACTGCCGGTACTGGCGTTCGCGCTGACTGGGCGTGCCGGACCCCACCCCTTCAAAGCTGAGGTAGTGCCTGTGCTGAGGGGCATGACTTTTAAGCttgtcttcctcctcatcttcttcttgTGCCTGGGTATACTGAGAAGCAGACTTCTGTCTGGCCAGGTGGGCCAGAACAGCCCTATAAGCCTCCTCTATGCAAGAGAAGAGCTGTGCATCAGCTGTTGGAGCTCCAGAGTCAGGGTGATACAGTTTAGCCATGTGCAGGTAGGCCTCTTTTACCTCAGCTTGGCTACTGCTCCCATCCTCAGGCAGCTGTAGTAGGCGGTAGCTTTCTCTGAGACTGCTGCTAATGCGGGGGCCAGAACTTAGAGTGCGGAGTGAGTGGGAGCAGCAAAGCGGGAACAGCACTCTCTGTAGGTCCCCGCGGCCCAGAAAAAGCAAAGCAGAACAGCTCATTGCGCCTGACTCCACAGTGGGCCACACACCTGCTATATAAAACAACCATGACACAACTCAGATGTTGGCAGAGCAGTATTAAGTAATCATTCGACTGACAACACTTCATATATGCCTAATTCCAATTTAAGTGTATATTCCAGGCCACTTCTTATTGCAAAGCTGCGTATGTTGCTTTATTTACTCAAATGTTCGTGAAAGGAACTGAAATGATCATAACTATTGTGCAGGCAATAGGATCACGTGAACTAAAAAAAGAATGgcaaggcttaaaaaaaaaagcctcgaTGATTGTCTGGTAACTCGTAGACAACTTTTGGGTAACCAGTGTAAATTGCTGGTATGTAACAAAGACTAATTGATCCAGTAAGTGACCCAGTTTTTCTGGGTTTAACCTACTTATAATCATGCACTACGTTGGCTTTTACAATGAAATCAGACACTCGTCCAGTACCATGGCGGGTGACAGGACGTCTTTCGACAAATATCCCGATAAAACAGACGGTGTTCATTTTGACTGAATATAAAATGTGAAGTTATagtgtatttaaaatacagtgCCAGAGTAACGCAGGGGTCGGTGGGCTAGCTTAGCCAGCCAACGTATGTGTtcgaaaaaaatgaataaactgcATTAAAAGATATTAAATGCAACAGATGTCTTCGAATCTCACTAACCCTGTTCGTTAACGCATTTCTTTACCTGCAGGACGGGTCAAGCTGTCCTTACACGAAGCATGACAAATTTCCTCATGCAGACCGACATTTGTTGTTATATAGAGACAGCGCAATGCATGCCGGTAGATGGAGTTGTCTTCCCCTGGATTTTAAACGAAAGTTTCAAGGCGAAAGGCTTAAGAGTTGAGATTCTATATGTGCCGTTACTGTCTTCCAGCATTGCGATATATACCAGTAAATGCAATTAGAGTGAGTTACTTGATTGTAATGACCTTTATACGAAAGCGCAGTGTGCATATTTTGCAACAGACTGCCCCCCAGGGGCCGACAAAATACCACCCTCGCTGTACCGCTGTCTCCTTGGGCAGAGTACAAGGCATCTCAGGGAGATCTGTTGAGAGTTCAAAATTGACTTTATGTGACGTAATTAATTTTCTTCTCTCGAAACCTTCACATTTTGAATGTGTCACGATTTCTTATGATGAGCATTATGAGTAACACACCGATCTGAGATTTAAATGCGCAATTTTATGTCTtgacatttacaaaataaaatgacgTGGCAAAGctgaagagatgagagacaAATAATTTGATTACACTTAACATTTCAGTTGAAACACTGGCGCTTATTTCGGCATTTAAACCTTGAGTCCTTGATAGGGGACTTAAAACTGCTAAGGAGCCTGCTCATCCAGGGTGACATTTGGTCGAAAGACTTAGACACAGTATTACTAAGCAtctgaaatttaaatgattcatttcacGTATTTTAGGAAATACTTGAAAAAAGTGTCTGTTCTGAACATGTGATGAAATAATCAGAACTGAAGATTGATTTATTTCGTTGCGCGTGTACTCTTTTTAGATTGTAGATATCTTAATAGCTTGACGTCTTTTCCCATGCCATTCGTAAGTAAGGGTAAAACAGTACAAACACTGTCGGTTATTGATTGAACACTTGTTAATGGGGA is a window of Chanos chanos chromosome 10, fChaCha1.1, whole genome shotgun sequence DNA encoding:
- the dnajc28 gene encoding dnaJ homolog subfamily C member 28; amino-acid sequence: MSCSALLFLGRGDLQRVLFPLCCSHSLRTLSSGPRISSSLRESYRLLQLPEDGSSSQAEVKEAYLHMAKLYHPDSGAPTADAQLFSCIEEAYRAVLAHLARQKSASQYTQAQEEDEEEDKLKSHAPQHRHYLSFEGVGSGTPSQRERQYRQFRIDRATDQVLEYRRKEMEKAAAEEGAMVVRDARLRSKQIKITQAVERLVEDLIQESMARGDFRNLSGTGKPLRKFDHNPYTDPMTHNLNRILIDNGYKPEWIVAQKDIRETIGKMRAELLEVRARLGDPLKHSEHVQWNEHCSAFATELVKLNKKVDDFNLIVPLLSRQMVHFSLKRELERVLKADQEKRQERRREREQREEREKAAAPQHTKQGLIAWMQNLLK
- the LOC115823510 gene encoding potassium voltage-gated channel subfamily E member 1-like → MFLQNSTDLHTLLVSWLQYYTNGTWISPALPVSPAALQLPLPLNQDQERDQWQGIIYILLMVGLFSFFTFGIMFSYIRSKKLENSRDPYHQYIARDWAKVLTPSAVITQALKSVRKEPTIISNPAVLEDLPGCSGVNKDLTKDNRHE